The Tenrec ecaudatus isolate mTenEca1 chromosome 6, mTenEca1.hap1, whole genome shotgun sequence genome has a window encoding:
- the LOC142450977 gene encoding olfactory receptor 6C74-like gives MGNHTRVTIFVLTGLTDDPQLKIALFIFLLLTYMLSITGNLIIITLTLLDAHLKTPMYFFLRNFSLLEISYTTTCIPKLLATMATGDNTISYNCCVTQLFFAFLLGASEFYLLAAMSYDCYVAICKPLHYTTIMNSNICTRLVLSCWLAGFLVIFPPLVMGLDLDFCTSNIVDNFYCDTTPLLQISCTDTQILETMAFILALVTLLVTLVMVLISYAYIARTIFRIPSASQRKKAFSTCSSHMIVISISYGSCIFMYVKPSVKEKVSFSKGIAMLNIPVAPLLDPFIYTFFNK, from the coding sequence ATGGGAAACCATACAAGAGTGACAATATTTGTTCTGACAGGTTTGACTGATGACCCACAATTGAAaattgctttatttattttcttgcttCTCACCTACATGCTCAGCATCACTGGCAATCTGATCATCATCACGCTCAccctgctggatgctcaccttaaGACCCCCATGTACTTTTTCCTTCGGAATTTTTCCCTCCTGGAAATTTCTTATACGACTACATGCATCCCTAAGCTGCTGGCTACCATGGCAACTGGAGACAACACTATTTCCTATAACTGTTGTGTCACTCAGTTGTTTTTTGCCTTCCTTCTTGGAGCATCTGAATTTTACCTATTGGCAGCCATGTCCTATGACTGCTACGTGGCCATCTGTAAGCCCTTACATTATACAACCATCATGAACAGCAACATTTGCACACGGCTTGTCCTCAGCTGTTGGCTTGCTGGGTTCCTTGTCATCTTTCCACCACTCGTCATGGGCCTTGACCTTGACTTCTGTACCTCCAACATTGTTGATAATTTTTACTGTGACACGACTCCCCTTCTGCAGATCTCCTGCACAGACACACAGATCCTGGAGACAATGGCTTTCATCCTGGCTTTAGTGACGCTCTTGGTCACGTTGGTAATGGTGTTAATATCATATGCCTACATTGCCCGTACGATTTTCAGAATTCCTTCAGCTAGTCAGAGGAAAAAGGCATTTTCGACTTGTTCTTCTCACATGATTGTGATCTCTATTTCATATGGCAGTTGCATCTTCATGTATGTTAAGCCCTCAGTCAAAGAGAAGGTGTCCTTTTCCAAGGGAATTGCAATGCTCAATATCCCCGTTGCCCCACTTTTGGACCCTTTCATCTACACTTTTTTCAACAAGTGA